Proteins encoded by one window of Plasmodium falciparum 3D7 genome assembly, chromosome: 4:
- a CDS encoding RNA-binding protein, putative → MMIENDETLNELHNDEEFCIKEQLSHVDHDEKVHVDSIVKKSECAHNYEQREKRDRSSSVDSKPEIKKICRCHESNCSKSSKYEKSSCGSKNKSGDSLSTASTGINECLNNSKNLNEPFKFFIGGIPQYITSKHITEYFEQYGTVQHVVIAQDHETKRNRGFAFVTMASHINKERILRDTHELNGKRVDVREENNTTPSDIQRKIFVGGLNYYWTKDTLESYFSTFGEIDVVQIVLDSSGRSRCFGFVVFSNENSVAKVLKHKRHKIYDKMVEVRKAEPKKPKMSIKRSNNKNFSKFPPHIPFMAPFPPCNKETMAQWANFMYNTCGVPFLFNQRFQNLPDFYSNYNYYQNSLENIQQSEYNN, encoded by the exons ATGATGATAGAAAACGATGAAACATTAAATGAATTACATAATGATGAAGAATTTTGTATTAAAGAACAATTAAGTCATGTTGATCATGATGAAAAAGTTCATGTAGACAGCATCGTAAAAAAAAGTGAGTGTGCACATAATTATGAACAAAGGGAAAAAAGAGATAGAAGTTCGTCTGTTGATTCTAAGCCag agataaaaaaaatatgtcgCTGCCACGAATCCAACTGTTCAAAAAGCTCCAAATATGAAAAGAGTTCTTGTGGTTCTAAGAATAAAAGTGGAGATTCCTTAAGTACCG CTTCTACAGGAATTAACGAATGTTTGAATAATTcgaaaaatttaaatgaacCGTTTAAGTTTTTTATCGGAGGTATTCCACAATATATTACAAGCAAG catatAACGGAGTATTTCGAACAATATGGAACAGTTCAACATGTCGTGATTGCTCAAGATCATGAGACGAAAAGGAACAGAGGATTTGCGTTTGTTACGATGGCTTCCCATATAAATAAGGAAAGAATTTTAAGG gaTACTCATGAATTAAACGGAAAAAGAGTAGACGTTagagaagaaaataatactaCTCCATCTGATATTCAAAGAAAAATTTTTGTTGGTGGTCTTAACTATTATTGGACTAAAGATACTTTGGAAAG TTATTTTTCAACTTTTGGAGAAATCGATGTAGTTCAAATCGTTTTAGATTCTAGTGGTAGATCTCGCTGTTTTGGTTTTGTAGTTTTCTCTAATGAAAATTCAGTTGCCAAAGTTTTGAAACATAAGAGGcacaaaatatat GACAAAATGGTTGAAGTCAGAAAAGCGGAACCTAAGAAACCAAAAATGTCCATTAAAAGATCAAACAATAAAAA TTTCTCCAAGTTTCCTCCACATATTCCATTCATGGCACCCTTCCCTCCATGCAATAAAGAAACCATGGCTCAGTGGGCTAACTTTATGTATAACACATGTGGAGtaccatttttatttaatcaaAGATTTCAGAACCTTCCAGATTTTTattcaaattataattattatcagaATTCTTTGGAAAATATACAACAAtctgaatataataattaa
- a CDS encoding Rab5-interacting protein, putative: MKKSNEKKNEADPLLKKFFCEKLTKNEMDDVFFYYKQIMGILAGIISALLHIKGIWGFLFFFLFQFVTSFVLYNKKIHENYFLDNYNIAKSNIFTAFSAFLLSWIASNTMLV; encoded by the exons atgaaaaaatccAATGAGAAGAAAAATGAAGCAGATCCATTATTGAAGAAGTTTTTTTGTGAAAAATTAACAAAA AATGAAATGGAcgatgtttttttttattataaacaaataatgg GTATTTTAGCTGGTATCATATCAGCACTATTACATATTAAAGGGATCTGGGGGttcctcttttttttccttttccaaTTTGTAACATCATTTgtcttatataataaaaaaattcatgaaaattattttcttgacaattataatattgcaaaaagtaatatatttacagCTTTTTCGGCATTTTtg TTATCATGGATTGCATCTAATACCATGTTAGTTTAA